The genomic window TTGAATACAGAAAGAAATAGAATTGATAGTATGGTCCGGTACTATGAGAATTTAAAAAGTCTAGATTCTTCTTTTTCAGAGAATCTAGATTCTTTAATATTGGAAGAAAAGAAAACATTGATTCGGGTTATAAAAGAGATTGACTTAAAGCAATTTAAAATAGAAGAGAAACAGAAAAGATATGAAAAGCCATTAGTCTCCATCCTATTTCTTTTGCAAATATTCGGTTTTTATATATTGATTCTATATTCTTCCTATTTTGATAGGACGAATAAGGTGAATCGTGTTATCGCAGTGGAAAATATTCCTTATCGAAAGAAAGTAAGGAGCTATTTTTGCGATAAAGTTTTGAAGCCTTTGGTTTTACTGTTATCTGTTTTTCTTTGGGGATTCTTGTTTTTCCTTTGGCTTAGATAATATATACCTGATATTTGTATAAACCGGAATTTATGCTTTGCTTTGTGGCTCATCAGAAAAATAATAGAATATATGATTACTTATTTGATTATTGGAATAACAGTGGTTCTCTCTTTTATCTGTTTTAGTAATAGGGAGTTATTTATGAAATTAGCGTTTATCCCATATCGTACGATCCGGAATCATGAATATTATCGTATCGTGACACATGGATTTATCCATGCGGATATGACACATTTGCTAGTGAATATGTTCACGTTCTGGTCATTTGGTCTCTATATTGAACGAACGTTTCGATATATGGGATTCGGCAAAGGGGCTTATCTGGCTCTTTATTTCGGGGGAATGATCGTGGCTTCGCTTTATGATTTGATAAAACGACGTAATGATCCGTATTATGTCTCTATCGGTGCGTCTGGAGCGGTATCGGCGGTTCTATTTACCTCTATATTCCTTGATCCTTGGGGAAAGATCTTGTTTTTCGCCGTGCTGCCTGTCCCCGGAATCGTATTCGGCTTGCTATATCTGGCCTATTGCCAGTATATGGCGAAACAAACAGGAGATAACATAAATCATAATGCCCATTTCTACGGGGCTATTTATGGATTGATTTTCCCAATGCTGCTGGAGCCTTCGTTATTGCATCTCTTTTTGTCTCAACTTACGTTTAAGGGATGATCCACCCTGAACGGATAATTTAAGGTTATTTTTTGTCCGAAGATTATTTCCGGGTAGGTAAACTTGTCTATCTTTGTCCCCTTATAAGCAAAAGTTAGATGAACAAAGATAATAATTTGGGTAGAGTGTTAGCGTTAC from Parabacteroides distasonis ATCC 8503 includes these protein-coding regions:
- a CDS encoding rhomboid family intramembrane serine protease; amino-acid sequence: MITYLIIGITVVLSFICFSNRELFMKLAFIPYRTIRNHEYYRIVTHGFIHADMTHLLVNMFTFWSFGLYIERTFRYMGFGKGAYLALYFGGMIVASLYDLIKRRNDPYYVSIGASGAVSAVLFTSIFLDPWGKILFFAVLPVPGIVFGLLYLAYCQYMAKQTGDNINHNAHFYGAIYGLIFPMLLEPSLLHLFLSQLTFKG